The following are from one region of the Penaeus vannamei isolate JL-2024 chromosome 28, ASM4276789v1, whole genome shotgun sequence genome:
- the imd gene encoding protein immune deficiency isoform X1 has translation MLMCLCRGVPRMDNIKTDSAPLGSVSSDFQQGNPSRPQRQIYNITGGSAVHIGPVIHNIHGCNPRSQHKPQDMPLKKDVEELLKCSREIEERDKVEVSEHMGSSWKSLGRVMGFSAGQLENMIADHTRNVDRVYEMMSRWHDREAEDATVARLTQMIIKVKAYHVLKKLTP, from the exons ATGCTGATGTGTTTATG ccGAGGTGTCCCCAGGATGGATAATATTAAGACAGATTCGGCTCCACTTGGGTCCGTGTCCAGTGATTTTCAACAAGGGAACCCATCTCGGCCTCAGCGCCAG ATTTACAACATAACCGGCGGCTCTGCGGTTCACATTGGCCCCGTTATCCACAACATACATGGATGTAACCCGCGCTCGCAGCACAAACCCCAGGATATGCCCCTTAAAAAGGATGTTGAAGAGCTCTTGAA gtgCAGTCGCGAGATCGAGGAACGAGACAAGGTCGAGGTCAGCGAACACATGGGCAGCAGCTGGAAGAGTCTGGGCCGGGTCATGGGCTTCTCGGCGGGTCAGCTGGAGAACATGATAGCTGACCACACGCGGAATGTCGACCGAGTGTACGAGATGATGAGTCGCTGGCATGACAGGGAGGCTGAGGACGCGACCGTGGCCAGACTCACCCAGATGATCATTAAGGTGAAGGCTTATCACGTGCTGAAGAAGCTTACACCTTGA
- the imd gene encoding protein immune deficiency isoform X3, which yields MDNIKTDSAPLGSVSSDFQQGNPSRPQRQIYNITGGSAVHIGPVIHNIHGCNPRSQHKPQDMPLKKDVEELLKCSREIEERDKVEVSEHMGSSWKSLGRVMGFSAGQLENMIADHTRNVDRVYEMMSRWHDREAEDATVARLTQMIIKVKAYHVLKKLTP from the exons ATGGATAATATTAAGACAGATTCGGCTCCACTTGGGTCCGTGTCCAGTGATTTTCAACAAGGGAACCCATCTCGGCCTCAGCGCCAG ATTTACAACATAACCGGCGGCTCTGCGGTTCACATTGGCCCCGTTATCCACAACATACATGGATGTAACCCGCGCTCGCAGCACAAACCCCAGGATATGCCCCTTAAAAAGGATGTTGAAGAGCTCTTGAA gtgCAGTCGCGAGATCGAGGAACGAGACAAGGTCGAGGTCAGCGAACACATGGGCAGCAGCTGGAAGAGTCTGGGCCGGGTCATGGGCTTCTCGGCGGGTCAGCTGGAGAACATGATAGCTGACCACACGCGGAATGTCGACCGAGTGTACGAGATGATGAGTCGCTGGCATGACAGGGAGGCTGAGGACGCGACCGTGGCCAGACTCACCCAGATGATCATTAAGGTGAAGGCTTATCACGTGCTGAAGAAGCTTACACCTTGA
- the imd gene encoding protein immune deficiency isoform X2 produces the protein MVGRGVPRMDNIKTDSAPLGSVSSDFQQGNPSRPQRQIYNITGGSAVHIGPVIHNIHGCNPRSQHKPQDMPLKKDVEELLKCSREIEERDKVEVSEHMGSSWKSLGRVMGFSAGQLENMIADHTRNVDRVYEMMSRWHDREAEDATVARLTQMIIKVKAYHVLKKLTP, from the exons ATGGTCGG ccGAGGTGTCCCCAGGATGGATAATATTAAGACAGATTCGGCTCCACTTGGGTCCGTGTCCAGTGATTTTCAACAAGGGAACCCATCTCGGCCTCAGCGCCAG ATTTACAACATAACCGGCGGCTCTGCGGTTCACATTGGCCCCGTTATCCACAACATACATGGATGTAACCCGCGCTCGCAGCACAAACCCCAGGATATGCCCCTTAAAAAGGATGTTGAAGAGCTCTTGAA gtgCAGTCGCGAGATCGAGGAACGAGACAAGGTCGAGGTCAGCGAACACATGGGCAGCAGCTGGAAGAGTCTGGGCCGGGTCATGGGCTTCTCGGCGGGTCAGCTGGAGAACATGATAGCTGACCACACGCGGAATGTCGACCGAGTGTACGAGATGATGAGTCGCTGGCATGACAGGGAGGCTGAGGACGCGACCGTGGCCAGACTCACCCAGATGATCATTAAGGTGAAGGCTTATCACGTGCTGAAGAAGCTTACACCTTGA
- the LOC113814780 gene encoding uncharacterized protein, whose protein sequence is MENVQSLLLFVTVLFGGVLLVSGAYLGGRDEVGLFSLTKNTEKSVTKRSVITDNCLTDNRTQEDTKQDQDKAKVNKNSANSVVERSELRRPFVVSPPGHRGRRETASSQSVFPLDFPLPHRDEPRLLLQDASGHPSSLSSAEEPVGHSTDTPGTSPRLASGSRDLFAPQHFTPRDEVTISPHHEAQFASGSGARKAHGKRSPGHYIFLDSGEAESAEDLSFAGRGTFWSQTHWLSVPSPPPPFPAHPGIPTSPHGLKSSNAFKPFSLQPTLSKVPVFSPVPSLPPSPFSPVPSPPPSPFSPAPSPPSSPFSPVPSPPSSPFSPVPSQPPSPFSPVPSPPPSPFSPVPSPPPSPFSPVPSQPPSPFLPVPSPPPFPFSPVSSPPSSPFSSVPSPPPSPFSPVPSPPPPFSPVPSPPPPFSPVPSPPPSPFSPVPSPPPSPFSPVSSPPSSPFSSVPSPPPSPFSPVPSPPPPFSPVPSQPPSPFSPVPSPPPFPFSPISPPSPSAPFIPVPSATPHTPRPSVTLKNLPVLKLPSPVPPSDPPSGTTSPEPFSASASFPLSGTSTIAPPHPDSLPPINTSPFRSPLEFPIDMHAIRFPLDTPEVQLPVTPMPVDIASPATPSPATPTFPPVAPTFPTAEITFPLVTPPPPLPPATPPSPPLTPTATSPTPTSVPAITSSQATPIPSTGGGLINIRVSIGAPNRPCPGPCMFRAAKNVCKPDFECMRRSIEVRTRPKSRANASKN, encoded by the exons ATGGAAAATGTACAGAGTCTCTTGTTGTTCGTAACCGTACTCTTTGGTGGTGTACTATTAGTCAGCGGCGCCTACTTAGGGGGCCGGGATGAAGTGGGTCTTTTCAGCCTAACTAAGAATACTGAAAAATCAGTTACCAAGAGGAGCGTCATCACTGATAACTGTTTGACTGATAACAGAACGCAAGAGGACACAAAGCAAGACCAGGACAAGGCCAAGGTCAACAAGAACAGTGCAAACAGCGTGGTTGAAAGATCAG AGCTGAGAAGGCCATTCGTCGTATCTCCGCCCGGCCATCGTGGGAGGCGGGAAACAGCATCATCGCAATCTGTTTTTCCTCTTGATTTCCCTCTGCCGCACCGGGATGAGCCACGCCTTCTCTTACAGGACGCATCTGGCCATCCCAGTTCTTTGTCCAGTGCGGAGGAACCTGTGGGCCATAGTACAGATACTCCTGGTACTTCACCTCGTTTGGCCTCTGGCTCTCGCGACCTCTTTGCTCCCCAGCACTTCACTCCACGAGACGAGGTCACGATTTCCCCTCACCACGAAGCCCAGTTCGCGTCGGGATCGGGTGCTCGGAAGGCTCACGGGAAAAGAAGCCCCGGCCATTATATCTTCCTAGATTCCGGAGAGGCTGAGAGCGCCGAAGATCTAAGCTTCGCGGGTCGAGGGACATTCTGGTCTCAGACTCACTGGCTCTCggttccttcgcctccccctcctttcccggcGCATCCAGGGATCCCGACTTCTCCTCACGGCCTCAAATCCTCGAATGCCTTTAAACCTTTCTCGCTTCAGCCGACTCTATCCAAGGTGCCGGTATTTTCACCTGTGCCCagtcttccaccttctcccttttcacctgTGCCcagtcctccaccttctcccttttcacctgCGCCCAGTCCaccatcttctcccttttcacctgTGCCCAGTCCaccatcttctcccttttcacctgTGCCCAGTCAaccaccttctcccttttcacctgTGCCcagtcctccaccttctcccttttcacctgTGCCcagtcctccaccttctcccttttcacctgTGCCCAGTCAAccaccttctccctttttacCTGTGCCCagtcctccaccttttcccttttcacctgTGTCCAGTCCaccatcttctcccttttcatctgtGCCCagtcctccaccctctcccttttcacctgtGCCTAGTCCACCACCTCCTTTTTCACCTGTGCCCAGTCCACCGCCTCCCTTTTCACCTGTGCCCagtccaccaccttctcccttttcacctgTGCCcagtcctccaccttctcccttttcacctgTGTCCAGTCCaccatcttctcccttttcatctgtGCCCagtcctccaccctctcccttttcacctgtGCCCAGTCCACCGCCTCCCTTTTCACCTGTGCCCAGTCAACCACCTTCTCCTTTTTCACCTGTGCCCAGTCCaccaccttttcctttttcacctATCTCGCCACCATCACCCTCTGCTCCTTTCATACCTGTCCCAAGCGCAACACCTCACACTCCGCGGCCATCTGTAACTCTGAAAAACTTACCGGTGTTAAAACTCCCGTCTCCTGTGCCACCATCCGACCCACCATCAGGCACAACTTCTCCCGAGCCTTTCTCAGCTTCAGCTTCATTCCCACTTTCTGGAACTTCGACGATAGCTCCTCCTCACCCTGATTCCCTCCCACCAATTAATACTTCACCCTTCAGATCGCCTCTGGAATTCCCTATCGACATGCATGCTATAAGGTTCCCTCTTGATACCCCTGAGGTTCAACTCCCTGTAACTCCAATGCCCGTAGATATAGCTTCCCCTGCCACGCCCTCCCCTGCTACACCCACTTTTCCCCCCGTCGCGCCTACGTTCCCCACTGCCGAGATTACTTTTCCGCTcgtcacacctcctcctcctcttcctcccgcaacacccccgtctccccctctcacgCCTACCGCAACTTCTCCCACGCCCACCTCCGTCCCCGCCATCACCTCCTCTCAAGCCACACCCATCCCTTCCACTGGCGGCGGCTTAATAAACATTCGAGTGAGCATCGGGGCGCCCAACAGGCCCTGCCCGGGACCGTGCATGTTTCGGGCGGCGAAAAACGTTTGCAAGCCGGACTTCGAGTGCATGAGAAGGTCAATCGAGGTGCGGACGCGTCCAAAAAGTAGGGCGAATGCAAGCAAGAACTGA
- the LOC113813672 gene encoding uncharacterized protein, whose product MFGMRKFGFLVGCIGYVAALSVLRPEKVLEGISSSPSHHVARRQASTGNLQSPAILRQGDSILGGHRFQLGPSAETGQGLQNRPDSSEDSSLESKDSNTRAALKPEDSGSEAPRIALRTSPIQARTRAAGVVSPASPAPPATPEPANATEATPEVTNFARSLTVAETTPLPGAPSPFDPSSELFDIGTRVIITAPPRPCPGVCEFRARNGRCFENFRCFQELFLL is encoded by the exons ATGTTCGGAATGCGTAAATTCGGTTTTCTCGTCGGATGTATCGGTTACGTGGCTGCTTTGTCGGTTCTTCGGCCAGAAAAGGTTCTTGAAG GAATTTCCAGCTCTCCATCTCACCACGTTGCGCGCCGACAGGCCTCCACGGGAAACCTCCAAAGCCCTGCGATTCTCCGTCAGGGGGACAGCATTTTGGGCGGCCATCGCTTCCAGCTCGGACCAAGTGCGGAAACCGGACAGGGACTCCAGAATCGCCCTGACTCCTCCGAGGACTCGAGTCTTGAGTCGAAGGATTCGAACACTCGAGCCGCTCTAAAACCAGAGGACTCCGGGAGTGAGGCGCCGAGGATAGCGCTAAGGACGTCTCCAATCCAGGCCCGCACGCGCGCAGCCGGTGTCGTTTCCCCCGCCTCGCCGGCCCCCCCAGCGACACCAGAGCCAGCCAATGCAACCGAAGCTACGCCGGAGGTAACAAACTTTGCAAGATCCCTCACCGTTGCCGAGACGACGCCCCTGCCCGGCGCTCCTTCGCCCTTTGACCCCAGCTCGGAGCTCTTTGACATTGGGACGCGAGTGATTATCACGGCGCCCCCGAGACCCTGTCCGGGAGTGTGTGAATTCCGCGCCAGGAATGGTCGCTGTTTCGAGAACTTCAGGTGCTTCCAAGAACTGTTCCTCTTGTAA